In the genome of Xiphias gladius isolate SHS-SW01 ecotype Sanya breed wild chromosome 18, ASM1685928v1, whole genome shotgun sequence, the window ttgaagtaAATTGAGTTTTTAATACCTTCATAAGCCtatcattttataaatttgGCCTTTCtgcagtgtaatttatttttacatattggCCAACGTTTGTCTGAAAATGATAAAAGGTATCAGTGATAAGTTAATATCACCTGATAACATCAGGGATCTGGTCCACAAACCAGGGCAGGGTGTTGCGGTGCAGAGAACAAACTGCATTATCTTATCAACATCTTAGATCATTAAACTAGCTTAATAGGCATTTGATGTTGGCAATTGACAATATGATACAATGATTGATGAAATGACACTATTTGAAAAAAGTATATTTGGACCAAGTCAGAATTGCAGTAATGATTGCCCCTCCACACCAATGTTTCACAGTGTACTCAAGACCTTTTAAAatggcctttttttaaaaaatttttatttagaCTAAATGCTTTTTTCATGTCAGTGATTGACCAGCCCATctcagattttgaaaaaaaccaCTGAGGATTGGCCCTGCTGATGACAATCAATATGAAATTTAGGACAAAAAACATGCGTTAGAGGCAATTAACAAAACATGGGTCTCTTAAAAATAAgtctttattttgttaaacaaaGGACTGAAGATAGTTTAAGGGATCTTTCGATTGTTGTTTATAAATACCACCTCCAAAAGTATAAATACATCTGTAATCCCTCTTTTACTCATTTAAGCAGTATTTCGATTAAAGGTTTCAGCATGACACTTAAAATTCCTGTAAACCAACAACACACTctcgcagacacacacaaagtcttTAACTAATGTACATGCTAAAAGTGATTGCTTCATTACATAACCACAATAAgtaagagatttaaaaaatatggcacagatatttacacatttttgagcaatttttttttttttcttatttaggTGCCTTGTTGAGAAGCACTGTCCTTAAACAGTAGAGGCTCAGATTTTTCTGTGTAGCCAAAATATGTGTAAGAGTCTCACTGGGCATCTAAACTAAcacaataaacattaaaatgtgtgaaattcaGTTCGTGAGTACTAAAGGTCTGTGACTACACAGAACAGGCACATTCTCAATTTGTCACATATCTAAAAACGTCCGTAAAATCTACTACTGTCACAGATAGGAAACCCTTCAAAGTTATCTctataaatacagaaacaatCAAGGCGATAACTGAATCAAAAATCATGTTACAAATACATGTAACCCAGGGCTACATGTGACAGCGTGGCAGGGTGAGTGGCAGACTAGCATATTCCTTTTTTTGATTGATGGACACTAAAGCTTATTCATAAGTTACtaaatagaaaatttaaaacacaaagtagCACAGCTATAGGTCCAGGTTTTTCAGCATCTCAGAGTCACAGTGATGAGTCATCaaagttgaatttaaaaatataaaattatttcagCTATTGGCAAGAAGTGACATTTCCCAGCATCAGACCATCAACATTAGTGGTTCATAAATGAGAATAATGATAACTGGTCGGGCTCTTCTTTTCCCTGTGCTGGTAATGATCTCCTTCCAAAGGGTAATCATGAAGaatgttttctcaattaataaAGACTGACAAAGGTTGGTAGGCACTCTGATACAAGAGTCTGAGAGTCTTGTCAAAAATCTGTCGCATGCTTGGGTTGATGTAGGTAGCCCGTCTCACTACTCCATGTCATCCTCATCAAAGATAGGCGGCTCAAAACTACACACTTCCTCGTAGGTTAATCCTGCAAGAAACgagaaaattatgaaatttcaACTCATATCAAGGTTCCACTTTCAGTAGGctgattattattgatttttccACAATTTACAGATTTCAGTGATATGaatggacttaaaaaaaaaaaaaaaaaggagtaagaGGACATACGTTTCCACTCTTCAATCACAAGTTCGCGGCTCTCAAAGCTCTGGTCATAAGGCTCAGCTTCAGGCTCGTCGTCTGGGTCGTGGTACTGAGTGAAGTAGGGGTGGGCCAGAGCCTCGGCTGCCGTTATCCGCTTGTCCGTGTCCAGAACCAGCATTTTCTCCAAAAGGtcaacagcttaaaaaaaaaacgtgtaaaAAGAACTGATTCCCAAAGTCTatgattcattaaaaaaaattccagtgtCCTGTCATGTAGAGTTGTGGCCACAGATTTGGTTTTAAACCAATATTGCTTACAAAAGGGggatttcaaaaataaataactgctTGCATTTAGCAAGGATTGCGCCATAACACAGCCCAGCCGATGTTGAgcaaagcctgttttttttcttgtattacCTTGTGGGTTGGCACCAATGAACACATCAGCAAAGTTCCTCTTGGGCATTTGTGGCAAGGAGCCGATGTAGTTCCTGGCCTGggaaaatacatacagtaaatcaaatgTCATCTCATACCAGCAGCAACATGTCTCCCACATTCAGTACCGCCTGTTCCATAATGCTCCCACCATTTCATGCTACTGATTTTATTCAATGTGGCCAGCAGTATCATATAATGACTGCTTAGTTATGATATTGCTGTCTACAGCTGTGACTGTACTATATGCCATAACCCTGAATGCAACATTAATACTACACAAAGAGAATATAGGTTGGTCTTAAAACTCAAGCCCTTTGCAGTATACTTAATGCTCATCCatttagtttctcttttttttttttttttttaacattaaaaaaaataattttcacccTTATTTTTATGTCCCTATGCAACCAAAGGTGGTTGTCTTTTCTTCTGCATGACAAGACTGATTAgtgcagtatacagtatacaaggTCCTCCTGTAATGAGGAATTCTCTGTATTAGTAATCACCCATGGCACAAAGtaaagcaacacaaacaaaaaagtttgaTGGAGAACTACTGTCGAGGCACTTGAAGTTTCAGGTAAGTTTTAAGATCGGTTTGGGGTTTCTGACTGCCTGAAGTGACACGCAAGCAATCAACAACCACATACACAGCTGCTGTTGATAGCTATGTGTAGCTTGCAGCCAAAAATGATTGATAACCCTGACctgttgcctagcaacagcAAGACTTCTCAATGTAATCGAAATCGGAGCTGCATGAGGTAAAAACACTCTGGTGCGGCCTTCTTTAAGATGTCTggtttaaacagtttaaacaaagtaTTAATGctgcaaatattattttttatacaatttACATAATGTTTTTGGAGTATActgttatacatttttaattaacaactACATCAGGTTATtttctggaaaatgaaaatttcttagggaaaaaaaaaagctccaagTATCCTAGAAACAAAAGACACTGCTGCTCTTGTCTCCTGTGTGAGTGAGGACTCAACACTGAGCCAGAAAGATTCATAATTATCCTGATAAGTAACCTCAGTGTGAAAGAAAGATTTTAGTTTGCAGACTGACAATTATCCTATCATGttgaacagaaaataatgtgaattaCACAATGCCATGTTGAAAGTTTCAAGAAAtgtgcaacaaaaaaagaatgaaaaccaCAGAGGGAAGGatatttaatacagaaaatgctGTTAGTAACTACCGAATCACCAACAGTAAGCCTTGCTTTTGCACAAAGTGTGCATGTTTAactctgaaaaaacattttaacactaGAGTGAAACAACAAGCACAGAAATGCCTTTACCACACAAGTTCAGAGCTGCTTGTGGCAATAGTTACAATCACATGCAACAAGTGTGTCCGATACCACACAAACACTACGATCAAACTGGAAAACCAAAATCTTTCATACCCCTGCCCTCAGATGCCGTGCTTCTCCTTACACCCCACTTGACAAAAGTAGCAGTCCTTTAAGTCCTGTGCTCTTATTAGTGTGGCCAACAACACcttgtttgctttatttattaaagataagctatattttaatattatagtCTGAATATGGATATGTACAAAACACTATCATACCATTTTGGGGAAACACAGCATAAATACAGGATACTGATTCATGAGCAAAGTAGCTTTATAAACAAAAAGGGGGAAGAATACGTTAAAGCAGACTAAAGACTGTCCCCCCGCCCCAGTCTGCTGTCTGGTCTAAAGAAAGCAATTGTGGGTCCTGCTCACCTCGTGGCTTGGCATCCTACTTATTAGAGATGCTGGGGGTGTTCCTGTCAGACGCATTATCTGCTGAAGCTGGTTTATATCTATGAAGCTTGTGTCAAGGGGAGTATAGCGACAGAGCAGAGGTGGTTAAGAAGCTGCTTCTCAACCTAACACTGTGTAGCTAAACTGTAGATGCACTACAATGTTATGTTGAAAAGCAAACTTCAAGCTTTGAAGCAAAatgtgacaacaaaaaaaaagtttagaagAGTGATTGTCagatttagaggaaaaaaacaacataatactTTGCactgcagtcagtcagtgaaaGACAGCACTCAATCAGCTGTGTCACAATAAATCGCACAGCAAACACCCTTTTATTCACTCAGTTAAAGAGGCAGAAAGCAAGTCTCAAATCCACAAAGCTGAAGGATGGAAAACATGCTGTCATTTAGAAAGCAGCTAAACCAAATCGTTGTACAGCAGAGTGGCAAGTTTAGAGCAGAAAACTGGTTAGAGAAAAACCTTGCATAACTTTGTGAACTCACACACTCTGAAGATATTTTCATCAAGAGCTCAGGCCCTGGTGTTCCGACGAGCAGCATGATTAGCTTCAACTGATCAATGTCTACAAGCACACAGGTAAAGGAAGACCAGACGCTGAACGGGGGAAAACTTGTAATCTGTCCTCCTTGTGAAACTTATATCACTTAAAAACcatgtttgatatttaattttactacatttactttatgtttcacacagagaagagcagaggaagtATTTGAACCTGTGGAAGCAGAACAAGTTTTCTAATGACAGcttacaacagaaaaagagtGGAGGCAGCGGACAGCCCAGTTGTACACCTACTTACAAGCACAGCCGTTAGTCTGAAAAGACTGGCAGAGGGGAAAATAAGAAACACAACTCAAAGCACAGACACTGCGGACTGATAGGCCCATACATACAAAGACAGGCAGTGGTGCAGGCGGAACGTGGACCTGAGCCAACAATGCATACTGAGTGTAGGAAGAGTTGAAGCACGCCAGTACAAACATTACAGCAGAGGGTATGTGTCAAGCCTTAGGGAAGTCTGGAAACatgtgtcacatttttaatgtaaaaggtGCCTCAGGCAGCATCATGTtggaagagaaaagcagaaaagcaggTTTTCATAGgtggacacaaaaaaagaaggattGCAAATCAGCTTCTGCAACTGTGTTGGCAAAAATCATCATAAATCAATACTTCCACAACAAAGTCAATGTGCATTTAACCTGTTTGATTTGTTATGCAAACGCTGTGTCAGAATCTCCCCAGCTATGTGAGCtctgtacatactgtacgttCAAATGAAAGGATACGGTCAGTACCAGGAAACAGAGTTCTTCCAGTGAGGAGTTCTGCCATTATACATCCCACTGACCAAATatccactgaaaaacagaagaacatcACACAAACGTTAAGATTTGCTCGTCAAACAACTCCTCTGTTATGATGTATAGATGCAGAAGGTCACCGAGGAGGACAAACAGctttttaacagaaaatcaGCCAATTTTAGTTCATTGCAAATATATCTATATTGGCATGTATGTCAGCCAATAAATGAGAAGAAACTGAGGCACAGAAATGCAGAAGACGTGATCTGAAACTGTGTCAGTATTCTATAGTCTGTCCAACAGAGAGTagtgaagtttatttttcaactgtaaaatgtcctgcccACTACATTTCTTAGCCACATAGAAAATTATTATCAGCTGAAATACAATATCATTATCAGATTATTTTTAActatcaaatatcaatatcGGTATGGGCCTCAAAAATCCCGTATAAGTCGGGCTATACCTGTCATGTTGTAATGCATCCAGTTCAACATGATCTCTGGGGCTCGATACCAGCGGGTGGCCACATACCCGGTCATCTCATCATCAGTGTGCCGCGCCAAACCAAAGTCCAAAATCTGAGAGCAGTTAAAGTGCAAAAAAGCAGACTTGTTtgcaaaatattcacatttgtgGGCAGATTTAGGATAAACTGATGTTTTAAATCAGAGTGGCAGTTAACTGACCTTCAGCTCACAGTCTTCATTCACTGCCAGGTTACTAGGTTTCAAATCCTTAAGGGAGGAAAGCCATAAAAGTGAATTAGTGTAGTTTAAGTTTATGTGATAAGCATAATTTTGGATAGATAGTACATTGGTAATCTTGCCCTGGAGAAATAATCCTactttttatgaatgaaaacaaatctgctcttctctgttaacattaaaattaaaaagtgttaCATCATTAACACCATGTAAAGGTCCTGTTTATGGCTTCCTTTCCCTTCAGTGTTTGCACACACCGACTCTACCAAGTGAAAGATGCCATAAACCCTGGCAGACAcccaatcaatcaatcaatccatcaatccatcaatcaatcaatcaatagaACATGGCACTTACCCTATGAATGATGTCTGCTGAGTGGATATactggagagagatggaggagaacaTGTATTAAATTACAAcatcactttaaaaatgtattaaacactgcaaaaatgtcaGGACTGTTTCTTGGCCTACCACAGTAACCTTCTGTGGTCTGGTCGTCACTGTGAGGTTGCAAGACAACCAGCACAGACATCAGGGCCCTATTTTTGAAATGTGGCTTAGCAAATTTAGGCTAAAATTCTGTTAGCAGGCTAAATTAACCCTGTTTATTTGGTTCTTTGAAAGCAGTTTCAGGCTTTATTTGTTAATCATGGATTAAGTTATCTTTACCAACAGtgtgctcttattttgaaatgaatgctAAATGAGCATAGCGTCGAAACCATGATCAGCTTTCACATGACTGGCTGAGTGCTGATCATGTGATTGCAGATATATGCGGTAGGTGTGTAGGGAACCCTCCCAGCATGCATTCAATGTGCGTTtctgcattttactgctgttattTTGTTCTACATTGTGCCCCATAATGTTGCCACTGTTTCCAAACTTTAATCACTGTTATACTTTAGTGAAGGTAGTGACACTACAAGTGACTGTTGCATGACTGGTGTGGTTCTTCCTAATGAACGGGTGACTTTTAAGTGATAATCATAAACCTgctataaaaatgaaactattacTAAATCTctcaaaaaacagttttatttgcGTGAACAATTTTCAGGGAAGTGAGCTCTGCTGTTAAtcttttaatatgttttatttcgTGTTTCATTgtaacatcaaattaaaatgtactggctccatttgtctttttaatagtTGGAATCTTTTAGTTGTCTTTTTGCTCAGTATCTCAAACTTATTTACAAacgtatttattttattttgttttatcatgtCACCCTTaatctttaaatatatttttgataattACACCAAAAGTGATTTTACAATAATCTGCACATTCTCATCTAAAATCATAATAATATCAAAACACCGTCATTACACATCTAAGAAAGTGTGGCATCTAAAAATTAAGGACTTGTTACCCTGACAACAGCTTCAGATGAATTTTAAACCAGCTTCAAAGAACCAAAAAATCCAAACTAATGTTAAATCATCAACATTATAATCTGGATAATTTTGTTATCCACATACAAAGAACAGGGCTTAGGACTCtattatgctaaactaagccaatatgagagtggtatcaatcttctaatctaatgctcagcaacaaaacaaataagcgtatttcccaaaatgtcagactgttcctttaataaCCTCACCTTTAACCCTCTGAGGATCTGGTATATGAGGAACTGCACATGGTCATCTGTGAGCTTCTGACATTTCACTATGTTGTTGAGATCTGCCCCCATTAGGTGAGTCACAAGATACCTGCCAATCAGAAAACATGGTCGTCACAgattaaatacacaaaaatatctgaAGGTATATCAATGTTTTCTCACTTCATAAAAAAACAGGTGGATATAAATTCATATATTTGCACTTTCAACAAAATTGTTTGCAAGCTGAAACTAATTTCCCATGTGGCTATGTGAGCTTAAACCGGGTTTAGCTACTACTACTTTGCACTCTCCCTTCTCTCCCGAGGCACTGAAAGGCCGAGCCCTTCACAAACGGAGTGTCATTTAACAAACACTCTGATAAATGGGCTTAATGAGACCGCATCAGTGCATAATTCAAATCTAATCCCAGAGCTGTTTAAAATGCCCAAACAGCACTTATGGAAGAAGGCAAGAGCAGGATGCTACAATGGCAGTTTTGcagccaaaacacacagagccatGTGCTGCTTCGTCAGTCTGCTGCTCAGCGAATACCCATTTCATGAATACTCATCTGTTCTCACATAGCACAAAGAGCGAAGCTTTAAAATAGCACCTGGTTAGGCTTGAACTTGTTctcagcagcagacacaggGACACAGACACTCTACAAAGTTCACCcgccttggaaaaaaaaagggctataAATAGTgacctctgttttcttctctcctatAGAAACAGGAGCATGGTTGGAGCTGTGAGGAGCCCTACTGCAGCGTTGTGACTCAGTCTGTATTTTTAGAGCCGAGGGGGAACCACACTTACAGTACCTGCATATCTGAGATTTTTCCTGGATATCACACTGCATGCTGAACATTTTTGATGTTCCAGCAGATGTGCGGATAGAGAGAGCCATATTTCCTTCTGACAACCTCTGACTCAGCATTTATTCTTCCCTGTAGTGAAAGAGAAGCTTCACAGTACAAGTTTCTGTTTCCACACcacccattctctctctctctctctctttttcctttcctcactCCAGTCTACACGGAGTCTACATGTGTGACCTTGTATTGCCTTTAGTCCACCATGACATTATGCTAATCAGGGTGGAGGGTGGGGTATCTAAAGAGGATAACCTTCCATTTCAACAGCAAATAGAGTCACCTCCATACTTCTGTGTTCCTATAGGCATGTTACCATTCTGCAAAACTGTTGCACTTCAATGATTTAGTTTTGCACTTCTATAACACTGTCATACTCATGAAagacagtttatttaaaaaaaaaaaaaaaaaaggtctaaaatagatgcagcagaaacagagatgtCGTCATATATTTATTCCACACAGTCTTCTTCCTTATCAAAACATGGCTCCTATattacccataatgcaactggaCCATGACATTTTGATCAGAGATTCAGAATGGGTTAATTTTCCATACATACATCTGCCTATTAGGTACTAGCTTGCTGCTAGATATAGTGATACTGCTTATCCTTCGAGGGTCGCTGGGGGCTGGtgccaatcccagctgacattgggtggGGTACAATCTGGATAGGTCACCAGTGTATCACAGGGCTAACACTTAGAGGCAAATAACCaatcacactcacattcacacctatgggcaatttagagttgccaattaacctaacctgcatgtctttggactgtgggaggaagccggagtacccggaggaaacccatggaggcacggggagaacatgtAAGCTCCACATAGAGAGCAGAACCCAGAGCCatcttgctgtgaggcaacagtgctaaccactgcaccaccgaTCCACCATAAATTTCCCTACAGGAAAATATAAAGTATGAAATCAAAAATGCGtgaggaaaacaaatgtgacaCCCAGTTGTCAGTTGAGGCACATTTTTATGTCGGATGTCGAATGAAATCTGTCTCAATTTGATTGAGACAATCTGCTCAGTgcacagagaagaggaagaatcTGACATTCTGCACACAATGCACGTCTGAGGAATGAGTCACTGTCTAACTGTCCACTTCCCATTTCTAACAACTTTCAACATCAACAAATAATAACTACCTGTTTGCTAGCAGCAAAGTAGCTACAATGTTAGTCACAAAGCCAGAAACCAGGAAACACAGGGCAGGAAGCTGGTGGTGAAATGAGTCTTGTAGCAGCcaaagagtgaaaaaataacCGTGTAGACAGTCTAAAAAGTGTTCCACTTTGGCCTGCTGGCCTGCCTCCAGGTGTTTCCCAGCCAAAGCTAGGATTGTCTGCTGCTGGGAAACTAAAGGCTGCAGTTTGTTGAACACTGTTGCTAAATTACACACAAGTGTTGCTGAGGTGACACCCTGACCCCTGAGCCAAAGTGCAGAGAGGGGGAAACTTGGGATTCAGGTAgccattttaaacaaacacgGTCAACTTACACATCAGTGAATTCCTTCAGAGAAGTAGCCGGGGTAAAGACATCCAGGAGGCCAATAACCTGCAAAAATATGTAAACTATTGTCAAGTTAACAACACAAAGAACAATAGCCAGCAACTAAAATCTTAAACcgcagatttttctttttatgcaaACACATTGTCAGTCATTGAATAACCAAACAAAAgcaactttgttttttatgccTGTTTACCACCAGGCGAAACCAAAGGAAGAGAAACAAGTCGGCTCACATTTTCGTGTTTCATGTGCTTAAGCAGCCGCAGCTCTCTGTATGTTCTCTTGGCATGGATGATGGACTGAAACGGCCGAGAGAGCTTCTTCACAGCGACCTTCAAACAACTCTTCATATCATGTGCAGAACTGTTAGAAAAAAGTGGGCAAACATGTAAGTTTAAAACTCATAGATGAATAACAAATTACATGTAATCATCCTCATTACTCACACAGAATTTGTGTCAGCATGTACTGATTAAATAATCAAACCTGACAAACATGTACTGAACACTTTAAACTAGAAATGAACTTTGGAAAAGCTAAACTGCTCATTTTTAGGCAGATGAGAAAAACGGTTTCATGTGGCTCAGAATGGGCTGAGTTTGCTTTCAGAACCAAATTAGGTGCAGTAAGAGCTGCTGAAGGCTGAGGAAAAAGGGCGACATCAgcataaaatgtcatttctcaGCAGACTGGGAGCAGCCCTCCCTGCAGTCTGTCCTGCACTCTGAAGGCTGACTGTCTCTGACCCAACCCCAACACTTCCTCCTGCTCAGCTCATCCAATCATAGTCATTACTGGTGGACAGCTACCTTTGACTGCTGCTGGGATTCAGAGACCAGAGGCCCACTCTGCCTGGGGATACAGTGATATCATGACTTCTTGAAGCCAACTTTTAACACAACATTTTCCATCcatgtctgccttttttttgttgacataatACAAATGTGGATGTAAATGTGTCAagctattaaaaaaatgcagaaattagATCTGTAGGAATGGCAATTCCACAACaaccaaagagagagaaactgggTACTCAacctcaaaaatataaaatgaaagtagAAAAGGGATCTTCCTAAGGCTTTTGGCCAAAGCATGTCAGCAattatattgaaataaaatttgaagATGCACAGATTTTGCCTGCTTTGATGGTGCCCCGTATTTTTCTACTTTGATAACGAAATAAGGATAATATTGTGGCTCAGTAGATAGAGAAGGTCTTCCATTAATCACAGTACTAACagttcaatccctggctcctcctgtcGCCATGTCAATGACAATGAACCCCATATCCTTCCCAGTGGTTAGGCCCGGCATGGTATCTTGCTACCATCGGTGTGCGAGTGTGAATATGAGATAAATTAAAAgacactttggataaaagcaatgtataaatgcagtccattcaCCAATAATGTTGTTGTATATTAATTTCTGATTCTGAGGACAACTAAATGTTATTATTCTTAGCATTTTTTATATACTGGACAATCTTTGCAATCTCAGCTCTAAACACTAATTAAGACTGTGCAGTTTCACTATACAATAACTGGTCAGAGATTCACATTGAACTTAAGGCAGAGTCGATCGTGTAAACACTGACAATACAAGCCAGTGAgctgtttggaggaaaaaaaaaaacaaaaaaac includes:
- the mapk14a gene encoding mitogen-activated protein kinase 14A isoform X1, producing MSQKERPVFYRQEVNKTIWEVPERYQNLSPVGSGAYGSVCSAHDMKSCLKVAVKKLSRPFQSIIHAKRTYRELRLLKHMKHENVIGLLDVFTPATSLKEFTDVYLVTHLMGADLNNIVKCQKLTDDHVQFLIYQILRGLKYIHSADIIHRDLKPSNLAVNEDCELKILDFGLARHTDDEMTGYVATRWYRAPEIMLNWMHYNMTVDIWSVGCIMAELLTGRTLFPGTDHINQLQQIMRLTGTPPASLISRMPSHEARNYIGSLPQMPKRNFADVFIGANPQAVDLLEKMLVLDTDKRITAAEALAHPYFTQYHDPDDEPEAEPYDQSFESRELVIEEWKRLTYEEVCSFEPPIFDEDDME
- the mapk14a gene encoding mitogen-activated protein kinase 14A isoform X2: MSQKERPVFYRQEVNKTIWEVPERYQNLSPVGSGAYGSVCSAHDMKSCLKVAVKKLSRPFQSIIHAKRTYRELRLLKHMKHENVIGLLDVFTPATSLKEFTDVYLVTHLMGADLNNIVKCQKLTDDHVQFLIYQILRGLKYIHSADIIHRDLKPSNLAVNEDCELKILDFGLARHTDDEMTGYVATRWYRAPEIMLNWMHYNMTVDIWSVGCIMAELLTGRTLFPGTDHIDQLKLIMLLVGTPGPELLMKISSECARNYIGSLPQMPKRNFADVFIGANPQAVDLLEKMLVLDTDKRITAAEALAHPYFTQYHDPDDEPEAEPYDQSFESRELVIEEWKRLTYEEVCSFEPPIFDEDDME
- the mapk14a gene encoding mitogen-activated protein kinase 14A isoform X3, which codes for MSQKERPVFYRQEVNKTIWEVPERYQNLSPVGSGAYGSVCSAHDMKSCLKVAVKKLSRPFQSIIHAKRTYRELRLLKHMKHENVIGLLDVFTPATSLKEFTDVYLVTHLMGADLNNIVKCQKLTDDHVQFLIYQILRGLKYIHSADIIHRDLKPSNLAVNEDCELKILDFGLARHTDDEMTGYVATRWYRAPEIMLNWMHYNMTVDIWSVGCIMAELLTGRTLFPGTDHIDQLKLIMLLVGTPGPELLMKISSECLEVCFST